A stretch of DNA from Carya illinoinensis cultivar Pawnee chromosome 12, C.illinoinensisPawnee_v1, whole genome shotgun sequence:
gtgTAGGGTTCATCCAAGCATTTGCCTTCATCATGCACTTCAAAACTGAGAGCAGGGTTTGTAAGTGCATCTATTATGGTATTAGTTTTGCACCTCGCCATCTcctcttcaattttaagaataatTCTAAACTATACTGTAGTGTTTCTTTCCCCAATACATGGCGCAGCAAATCCGGACGCCAATATTTTTGGTAAATGCAGCCTACGATTCATGGCAGGTAAGCTCATTCTATTTGGTGATAAAGATGACTGTTTTTTGCAATTCTTTCAAATTCCATATATTGAATGCACCATTCTTCCTCTGGTTCTAGTCTCCTGCCATGAAATTTGTACATGCGATAGGGTTTATTGCTTTGGTGATGAAATTGATGTATAAACTGAAAATTGGAAAAAGCTGCCTCATTAGAGTTGAGACATATGAACATCTTCTagaaatactattatatatctCTGCCTAAAACACAACTTTTTTTGGGGGGTTTGGTAACATTGTGCAGCTGCTCTTTTCATTATAGAGGATAAAAACTTATTGAGCAACACTTCTGATTTACTTTATAAACTTTGACGAAGCAACTTCGGACCATAAATTCTTCCCTAATACAGGATgccataataattaattttttccttACAAAACTGGAGCCTAGGACCAACCCCAGTCCACCCACTTCTTTGCCACCTGATCCAAGGCCCTGGAGCCTAGAGTAATTTACTCGCTTCCCCTAGAAATGtcaatgttttgaaatttggagGTGTTCTTTGATCAACTGAGATTTGAAGATAGGGCTCCTTCACACTACTCTAGAATGAGGAGCACGAAGAGCTTTTGGTTTGGATGGATGCCCCTCTCTATGACAATCATTTCTTGGACCTTTTCACCGTCTGCTTCTTgctctccaaaaaaaaaaaaaaaaaagaagaagaagagagatttGAAGATGGTTTTCCCCACCttcagaaaaaaagaagaagaagaagagagatttGAAGATGGTTTTCCCCACCTTCAGCATGATATGACTTTGTTTAAGCAAAAATCTGAGACCTTAAAACTGCTGATGATAAATTGTAGCAcatatttataacttatttatattcatttataaaacttagtgatatatttctttctttcatttctctaaCGCCTGAACTCAATTTTCTCTTCCAGATAAAAAACATTTTGGCACCTGGTGTTTCTGATCCTCACGGCTACTGGCATAGCTGCAAACTTAATATAAAGAACTGCTCGCCTAGCCAGATCACAGCCATGCAAGGTGAAAATATTGTCGTAATAacattttgaagcttttaggatagtgataatatatctAAATCTTGACTTGAGAGATATAATCTGGTAATTCGGTCTAATTATCAGAAAAAAGAACCAAACTTGGCTTCTTTCTGGCTGACCCTGTCTGCCATTTCCACAAAAAGGTTCTAGGGACAAACCTAGAATGGTATCTTACATGATATTCTACAGCATTGATAACAACTCAACTAGTGgaaattttacttattatcttGATGTTTATTTTCAGCTTTTAGGCGGCAGTTTTTAAAAGCATTGAGTGCTTTAGGCCCCTCTTCATCCAGAGGATTATTCATAGAGTCTTGTTTCGCCCACTGCCAAACAGAAACGCAGGAGACATGGTTCAGCAGCGATTCTCCATTGCTGAGTAGAACAGTAAGATGTGCAGCTTTATCATTCTCCCTTTATTCATCATTTCTGTTGTCCATTATTCGTGAATGAATATCTTGTTTTTAATCTTCTTTTGGCGCTTCAGAAACTAATCCCATttttctatgaaaaaaaaaaaatgttctgcAGACAATTGCAAGGGCAGTTGGAAACTGGTTTTATGACCGAAGTCCCTTTCAAAAGATAGACTGTCCTTACCCTTGCAACCCCACTTGCCACAACCGTGTTTTCGATACAAAGGAACACCCAGATTTATAGATGCATTATGCCaagataaatcattttttatttttatgaattttagttATCAGCAGCATgagagagtatatatatatatatatatataattagatctAATGATTGATCAAGTCTTCTGAATAAGCAAAAGGCTCCACTTCACTAAACTTGTGTGCAGGGTGCCTTCCATCATTGTTTATGTAATCGATtattactcaataaaattaatgCACCAACTGTtgatggtttgaggatgatCTTGTGTTCTCTGGTACTGATTTAAGTGGCTACCCAAAAAAAGGTGCTGGAgtgtaaattttttgtttttccaaagAACAATATTTATATCCACAaacataaattaagaaaagagaaaagagggaAGAAAAAATACATGGTTGATCGTTAATACATTGTACCCATGTTTGTCTTCAAAGCATAAGAAACTTTTATCGACGTGACAATCTCATGTAAAGTCATTAAGAAGTAAGATGGTAGGAATAAACATGGTGTTTCTGAAAACTGAGGAACTGAGGTGACAAGGTGGATTCTTAATCGATGGTGCAAAATGctagaaattgatcattttcatcATGCTCGTCTTCATAATTTTCCCAGCTAGACCTCATATCGACCCACGATTCAATTTGGGTAGGTGAAAAGAAAGGATGACAGAGATTAACATCCTTTCGTTTCACTTCTTGCagatttttttctccttttggcCATACAGGAGAcggagatgaaaataaaaacaattgaaGAGGCTAATTGAATGAAGCTTATATCCTTGGATGCTTAATAATAACTCTACGATTGTCTCAGAAGCCAGACAGAGGTGGAGGACATATTTGACAACGAGGCTATCCAAATCAACATCAGAAAGAACGATTAAGTGGCCTGATGGGTTTAGAGCCTTTTGATCGAACCTGAGGATACGAGGAACTCTTGAGAGGTTGAGGTTCTATATAATATTGTGGTCATCCACTTCCTTTGCATCTTCCCTTAAGACTCTTCTCACTAGCGTCCCCTTTATGATCTGACCTCCAAAATCTGGCGCAGAGCTCGCACCCTCAAATTTATGAGGCGGGTAAAAAACTTTGAAATGACCAACTCCAATAGGCTTATATTGAATGCATGCCTAATTGTTGAGGAGTATCGCAATCATAGCTATCAAAGGACTACCGGCTGCCAGGAAGCAATGAAGTTTCTCCATCGTCCTGTggcatatatatgatatttacatgGGATACAATCAAAGATTAACTTGTCATATACCAATAGATGAGAGAAATACCAATCCAAATGAAGCTTACAATCAAGATCCCGTGTTCTGTGGGCCTATGAGGAACTGTACCAACATACTTAGTCTGCCagagggaaaagagagaaagcattaaaatatttagGAAAGCAATAAAGTTTCTAGAAAAGCCAGAAAATGCCTATGAGCACATTGAACAGCAGCTTATAGTAAAAATTAGACAAAATTGAGACATTATGGAAGCAAACATTGAGCCAGAAATCACCTTAAAACAAGCTCACGGCTGAAAAGATAATTAATGAGCCAGTACCATCTCATGGTATACAAGCAGCTACTAGAAATCTGCAACAGCAAAGCAGACCTAATGCAATCAATTATGACTAAAGGCAGACATGTAAGGACTTTAAGAGgctgtttggattgagaaaccatctcatctcatcattacaacttttccaaattcccacat
This window harbors:
- the LOC122289486 gene encoding pectin acetylesterase 8-like isoform X7, whose translation is MAKEIAFSGIMSKYRMFNPDFYNWNRIKVRYCDGSSFTGDVVAVNPATNLHFRGARVWLAVIEDLLSKGMKSAKNAILSGCSAGGLTSILHCDSFRALLPIGAKVKCLSDAGYFINTKDVSGAQHIEAFFSEMVATHGSSKHLPSSCTSKLRAGFVSASIMCFFPQYMAQQIRTPIFLVNAAYDSWQIKNILAPGVSDPHGYWHSCKLNIKNCSPSQITAMQAFRRQFLKALSALGPSSSRGLFIESCFAHCQTETQETWFSSDSPLLSRTTIARAVGNWFYDRSPFQKIDCPYPCNPTCHNRVFDTKEHPDL
- the LOC122289486 gene encoding pectin acetylesterase 8-like isoform X6 gives rise to the protein MNNWLVHIEGGGWCNNITTCLSRKNTRLGSSKQMAKEIAFSGIMSKYRMFNPDFYNWNRIKVRYCDGSSFTGDVVAVNPATNLHFRGARVWLAVIEDLLSKGMKSAKNAILSGCSAGGLTSILHCDSFRALLPIGAKVKCLSDAGYFINTKDVSGAQHIEAFFSEMVATHGSSKHLPSSCTSKLRAGFVSASIMCFFPQYMAQQIRTPIFLVNAAYDSWQIKNILAPGVSDPHGYWHSCKLNIKNCSPSQITAMQAFRRQFLKALSALGPSSSRGLFIESCFAHCQTETQETWFSSDSPLLSRTTIARAVGNWFYDRSPFQKIDCPYPCNPTCHNRVFDTKEHPDL